From the Micromonospora sediminicola genome, one window contains:
- a CDS encoding DUF4232 domain-containing protein, translating to MRNPARRLGVIAGLTLLTACTATPRPVDPLSTPPQRPGAAPDSATATPACSPEGIRIVELGVSAAMGLRAMGLDLVNCGDRPYELRGYPAVALRDADRDPITVRVIPGAAPITSGFDDPPTALVLRPGERAGAALIWRNLVTDATVVATDGVELDVAPVAGRPAYPVALDGPIDLGNTGRLGVSAWKRRDPAPTTQAPAPSAPIGPPSLATTPVNPL from the coding sequence ATGCGGAACCCGGCGCGCCGACTCGGCGTCATCGCCGGGCTGACCCTGCTGACCGCCTGCACCGCGACGCCGCGCCCGGTGGACCCACTGTCCACGCCGCCGCAGCGGCCGGGGGCCGCGCCCGACAGCGCGACGGCCACCCCGGCCTGCTCCCCGGAGGGCATCCGGATCGTCGAACTCGGGGTGAGCGCCGCGATGGGGCTGCGGGCCATGGGCCTCGACCTGGTCAACTGCGGCGACCGGCCGTACGAGCTGCGCGGCTATCCGGCGGTCGCGCTGCGGGACGCCGACAGGGACCCGATCACGGTGCGGGTGATCCCCGGGGCCGCCCCGATCACCTCGGGCTTCGACGACCCACCCACCGCGCTCGTGCTGCGTCCCGGCGAACGGGCCGGCGCCGCGCTGATCTGGCGCAACCTGGTCACCGACGCGACGGTGGTGGCGACCGACGGCGTCGAGCTGGACGTCGCCCCGGTGGCCGGCCGGCCGGCGTACCCGGTCGCGCTGGACGGGCCGATCGACCTGGGCAACACCGGTCGGCTCGGCGTCAGCGCCTGGAAGCGCCGCGACCCGGCGCCGACCACACAGGCGCCCGCGCCGTCCGCGCCGATCGGTCCGCCGTCGCTCGC
- a CDS encoding ArsR/SmtB family transcription factor, translating to MELHEPELRDVPVTAVLAALADDVRLQIVRTLARGGEHACGTFEFGVSKATRSHHLRVLREAGVTRTRVAGTSRYVRLRREELDRLYPGLLDAVLAAPDRVA from the coding sequence ATGGAACTGCACGAACCCGAGTTGCGCGACGTGCCGGTGACCGCGGTGCTGGCGGCGCTGGCCGACGACGTCCGACTGCAGATCGTGCGCACGCTGGCCCGGGGCGGCGAGCACGCCTGCGGCACGTTCGAGTTCGGCGTCTCCAAAGCCACCCGCAGCCACCACCTCCGGGTGCTGCGCGAGGCGGGCGTCACCCGCACCCGCGTCGCCGGCACCAGCCGCTACGTGCGCCTGCGCCGCGAGGAACTGGACCGCCTCTACCCGGGCCTGCTCGACGCGGTCCTCGCCGCGCCCGACCGGGTGGCATGA